One Urocitellus parryii isolate mUroPar1 chromosome 8, mUroPar1.hap1, whole genome shotgun sequence DNA window includes the following coding sequences:
- the Dlk2 gene encoding protein delta homolog 2 isoform X3 has product MPSGCRRLHLVCLLCILGASGQPVRADDCSSHCDLAHGCCAPDGSCRCDPGWEGLHCERCVRMPGCQHGTCHQPWQCICHSGWAGFHGHDCERKAGPCEQAGSPCRNGGQCQDDQGFALNFTCRCLAGFVGAHCEVNVDDCLMRPCANGATCLDGINRFSCLCPEGFAGRFCTINLDDCASRPCQRGARCRDRVHDFDCLCPSGYGGKTCELVLPVPDPATTVGTPLGPTSAVVVPATGPVPHSVGAGLLRISVKEVVRRQEAGLGESSLVALVVFGALTAALVLSTVLLTLRAWRRGICPPGPCCYPAPHYAPARQDQECQVSMLPAGFPLPPDLPLEPGKTTAL; this is encoded by the exons ATGCCCAGCGGTTGCCGCCGCCTACATCTCGTGTGCCTGTTGTGCATCCTGGGGGCATCAGGTCAGCCTGTCAGAG CGGATGACTGCAGCTCCCACTGTGACCTGGCCCATGGCTGCTGTGCACCTGATGGCTCTTGCAG GTGTGACCCAGGCTGGGAGGGGCTGCATTGTGAACGCTGTGTGAGAATGCCTGGCTGTCAGCATGGTACCTGCCACCAGCCCTGGCAGTGCATCTGCCACAGTGGCTGGGCAG GATTCCATGGGCATGACTGTGAGCGCAAGGCTGGACCCTGTGAGCAGGCAGG CTCCCCATGTCGGAACGGCGGGCAATGCCAGGACGACCAGGGCTTTGCCCTCAACTTCACATGCCGCTGCTTGGCGGGCTTTGTGGGTGCCCACTGTGAGGTGAATGTAGACGACTGCCTGATGCGGCCTTGTGCTAATGGTGCCACCTGCCTTGATGGCATAAACCGcttttcctgcctctgccctgaGGGCTTTGCTGGACGCTTCTGCACCATCAACCTGGATGACTGTGCCAGCCGCCCGTGCCAGAGAGGGGCTCGCTGTCGAGACCGGGTCCATGACTTTGACTGCCTGTGCCCCAGTGGTTACGGTGGCAAGACTTGTGAGCTTGTCTTACCTGTCCCAGATCCTGCCACCACGGTGGGCACTCCCCTAGGGCCCACCTCGGCTGTGGTGGTACCTGCTACAGGGCCAGTCCCCCACAGCGTGGGGGCAGGTCTTCTGAGGATCTCTGTGAAGGAGGTGGTGCGGAGACAAGAAGCTGGGCTAGGTGAGTCTAGCTTGGTGGCCCTGGTGGTGTTTGGGGCCCTCACTGCCGCCCTGGTCCTGTCCACTGTATTGTTGACCCTGAGGGCTTGGCGCCGGGGCATCTGTCCCCCAGGACCCTGTTGCTATCCTGCCCCACATTATGCCCCAGCACGGCAGGACCAGGAATGTCAGGTTAGCATGCTGCCAGCAGGGTTCCCCCTGCCACCCGACCTGCCCCTTGAGCCTGGAAAGACCACAGCACTGTGA
- the Dlk2 gene encoding protein delta homolog 2 isoform X1, translated as MPSGCRRLHLVCLLCILGASGQPVRADDCSSHCDLAHGCCAPDGSCRCDPGWEGLHCERCVRMPGCQHGTCHQPWQCICHSGWAGKFCDKDEHICTSQSPCRNGGQCVYDGGGEYHCVCLPGFHGHDCERKAGPCEQAGSPCRNGGQCQDDQGFALNFTCRCLAGFVGAHCEVNVDDCLMRPCANGATCLDGINRFSCLCPEGFAGRFCTINLDDCASRPCQRGARCRDRVHDFDCLCPSGYGGKTCELVLPVPDPATTVGTPLGPTSAVVVPATGPVPHSVGAGLLRISVKEVVRRQEAGLGESSLVALVVFGALTAALVLSTVLLTLRAWRRGICPPGPCCYPAPHYAPARQDQECQVSMLPAGFPLPPDLPLEPGKTTAL; from the exons ATGCCCAGCGGTTGCCGCCGCCTACATCTCGTGTGCCTGTTGTGCATCCTGGGGGCATCAGGTCAGCCTGTCAGAG CGGATGACTGCAGCTCCCACTGTGACCTGGCCCATGGCTGCTGTGCACCTGATGGCTCTTGCAG GTGTGACCCAGGCTGGGAGGGGCTGCATTGTGAACGCTGTGTGAGAATGCCTGGCTGTCAGCATGGTACCTGCCACCAGCCCTGGCAGTGCATCTGCCACAGTGGCTGGGCAGGCAAGTTCTGCGACAAAG ATGAGCACATCTGCACCTCCCAGTCCCCCTGCCGGAATGGAGGCCAGTGTGTGTATGATGGGGGTGGCGAGTACCACTGCGTGTGCCTACCAGGATTCCATGGGCATGACTGTGAGCGCAAGGCTGGACCCTGTGAGCAGGCAGG CTCCCCATGTCGGAACGGCGGGCAATGCCAGGACGACCAGGGCTTTGCCCTCAACTTCACATGCCGCTGCTTGGCGGGCTTTGTGGGTGCCCACTGTGAGGTGAATGTAGACGACTGCCTGATGCGGCCTTGTGCTAATGGTGCCACCTGCCTTGATGGCATAAACCGcttttcctgcctctgccctgaGGGCTTTGCTGGACGCTTCTGCACCATCAACCTGGATGACTGTGCCAGCCGCCCGTGCCAGAGAGGGGCTCGCTGTCGAGACCGGGTCCATGACTTTGACTGCCTGTGCCCCAGTGGTTACGGTGGCAAGACTTGTGAGCTTGTCTTACCTGTCCCAGATCCTGCCACCACGGTGGGCACTCCCCTAGGGCCCACCTCGGCTGTGGTGGTACCTGCTACAGGGCCAGTCCCCCACAGCGTGGGGGCAGGTCTTCTGAGGATCTCTGTGAAGGAGGTGGTGCGGAGACAAGAAGCTGGGCTAGGTGAGTCTAGCTTGGTGGCCCTGGTGGTGTTTGGGGCCCTCACTGCCGCCCTGGTCCTGTCCACTGTATTGTTGACCCTGAGGGCTTGGCGCCGGGGCATCTGTCCCCCAGGACCCTGTTGCTATCCTGCCCCACATTATGCCCCAGCACGGCAGGACCAGGAATGTCAGGTTAGCATGCTGCCAGCAGGGTTCCCCCTGCCACCCGACCTGCCCCTTGAGCCTGGAAAGACCACAGCACTGTGA
- the Dlk2 gene encoding protein delta homolog 2 isoform X2, translating into MPSGCRRLHLVCLLCILGASGQPVRADDCSSHCDLAHGCCAPDGSCRCDPGWEGLHCERCVRMPGCQHGTCHQPWQCICHSGWADEHICTSQSPCRNGGQCVYDGGGEYHCVCLPGFHGHDCERKAGPCEQAGSPCRNGGQCQDDQGFALNFTCRCLAGFVGAHCEVNVDDCLMRPCANGATCLDGINRFSCLCPEGFAGRFCTINLDDCASRPCQRGARCRDRVHDFDCLCPSGYGGKTCELVLPVPDPATTVGTPLGPTSAVVVPATGPVPHSVGAGLLRISVKEVVRRQEAGLGESSLVALVVFGALTAALVLSTVLLTLRAWRRGICPPGPCCYPAPHYAPARQDQECQVSMLPAGFPLPPDLPLEPGKTTAL; encoded by the exons ATGCCCAGCGGTTGCCGCCGCCTACATCTCGTGTGCCTGTTGTGCATCCTGGGGGCATCAGGTCAGCCTGTCAGAG CGGATGACTGCAGCTCCCACTGTGACCTGGCCCATGGCTGCTGTGCACCTGATGGCTCTTGCAG GTGTGACCCAGGCTGGGAGGGGCTGCATTGTGAACGCTGTGTGAGAATGCCTGGCTGTCAGCATGGTACCTGCCACCAGCCCTGGCAGTGCATCTGCCACAGTGGCTGGGCAG ATGAGCACATCTGCACCTCCCAGTCCCCCTGCCGGAATGGAGGCCAGTGTGTGTATGATGGGGGTGGCGAGTACCACTGCGTGTGCCTACCAGGATTCCATGGGCATGACTGTGAGCGCAAGGCTGGACCCTGTGAGCAGGCAGG CTCCCCATGTCGGAACGGCGGGCAATGCCAGGACGACCAGGGCTTTGCCCTCAACTTCACATGCCGCTGCTTGGCGGGCTTTGTGGGTGCCCACTGTGAGGTGAATGTAGACGACTGCCTGATGCGGCCTTGTGCTAATGGTGCCACCTGCCTTGATGGCATAAACCGcttttcctgcctctgccctgaGGGCTTTGCTGGACGCTTCTGCACCATCAACCTGGATGACTGTGCCAGCCGCCCGTGCCAGAGAGGGGCTCGCTGTCGAGACCGGGTCCATGACTTTGACTGCCTGTGCCCCAGTGGTTACGGTGGCAAGACTTGTGAGCTTGTCTTACCTGTCCCAGATCCTGCCACCACGGTGGGCACTCCCCTAGGGCCCACCTCGGCTGTGGTGGTACCTGCTACAGGGCCAGTCCCCCACAGCGTGGGGGCAGGTCTTCTGAGGATCTCTGTGAAGGAGGTGGTGCGGAGACAAGAAGCTGGGCTAGGTGAGTCTAGCTTGGTGGCCCTGGTGGTGTTTGGGGCCCTCACTGCCGCCCTGGTCCTGTCCACTGTATTGTTGACCCTGAGGGCTTGGCGCCGGGGCATCTGTCCCCCAGGACCCTGTTGCTATCCTGCCCCACATTATGCCCCAGCACGGCAGGACCAGGAATGTCAGGTTAGCATGCTGCCAGCAGGGTTCCCCCTGCCACCCGACCTGCCCCTTGAGCCTGGAAAGACCACAGCACTGTGA